In Rhipicephalus microplus isolate Deutch F79 chromosome 7, USDA_Rmic, whole genome shotgun sequence, one genomic interval encodes:
- the LOC119180346 gene encoding uncharacterized protein LOC119180346 — protein sequence MFLWPALFLSALGAGWPSPAAAAGRHRVPREVTPRTDLKIVCYYSNWAVYRPSLAKFTPQNINPYLCTHIIYAFAGFNKRYELKPYDPYNDIEQGNYKKFTGLKQYNPDIKTMVAVGGWNEGSKRFSHMVSDRSQRQKFVRSAIKFCREHGFDGLDMDWEYPAFREGGLPEDKQGYAQLIRELREAFEAESVPRGKERLLLSVAMPAGKEYIDNGFDVRVIAKAADFLNLLTYDYHTAYESATQHHAPLGSPDGLRDWDDESRLNVRWTVDYYLDAGAPRNKLVVGVPTYGRSYTLEDPDENELDSAAQGPGEPGNSTREKGYLAYYEICQYVNEKDWELRRPDPRRMGPYAFKDDQWVGFDDEQMVREKARYILSKGLAGAMVWTLDNDDFRGHCGGEMSPLITALRKELLEGVTTSGSFEDEDEEEEEELVASSNARSTTARPRAAQRPQQQEIGRRVAKSSLSPGRRGGSGTRKNLALSVTTPPPPPTPDPGPAFECEDEGFFNNPRDCRKYFWCLDSGPANLGTVAHAFTCPSGLYFNSKSEACDYKENVVCKVPTPTDAPSTTTRKPRRTKARSTTTTTTTTERPTTTTTTTTTTTTTTTTPPPPPPPPPPTTKAPDQNVAELLKLLQSIGGVEKLQTILTSAENQGGQAIRTGARRLPPQVFAGTEVPPFRPVYNDSSTAAQGHVIRRPPQFQEPQLFQYVEPDRPPPTQFAPPPSTPYASPPTPTPPEETNVFVGPIHGTLPPRMPFQFVYQTPERGQPQQQLQQPLQQQSLQQQQQRQQQSQVFSGYQGDPVNTPLNVPVQAPVFSPPTVPPSVYPTQPSTSSFTESVGVTPIDFPPDFQTDAEVLVPLSFRKGTKVRINKVVRVNGKPTGDHQVDGGGRRGKRIRVRPGDRVAVRRKPVQQTLPPTTTTTTTTTTTRRPTSPPPPQYDDVEYEYEYEDEEPSTTSTTTTTTTTTTRRPSRRGGRRGGSRRPAAAATGGHRRPVVAAAPLPTIPPDPFAPPLILIDENTVDCHKRGVFPHPENCGKFVVCAPNSKASTGLRGYVHNCPAEMLYRSKVGRCMKGDRDSCNKK from the exons ATGTTCCTGTGGCCGGCGCTCTTCTTATCGGCCCTGGGTGCCGGCTGGCCATCAC CGGCAGCCGCAGCAGGGCGCCACCGAGTGCCCCGAGAAGTAACGCCACGCACGGACCTGAAGATCGTGTGCTACTACTCAAACTGGGCCGTGTACCGACCATCGCTAGCGAAGTTCACGCCACAGAACATCAACCCGTACCTGTGCACGCACATCATATACGCGTTCGCGGGCTTCAACAAGCGTTACGAGCTGAAGCCGTACGACCCATACAATGACATCGAACAGG GCAACTACAAGAAGTTCACGGGCCTGAAGCAATACAACCCTGATATCAAGACCATGGTCGCCGTAGGCGGATGGAACGAGGGCTCTAAAAG GTTCTCGCACATGGTGTCCGACCGGAGCCAGAGACAAAAGTTCGTGCGCAGTGCCATCAAGTTCTGCCGTGAGCACGGCTTCGACGGCTTGGACATGGACTGGGAGTACCCGGCCTTCCGCGAGGGAGGACTGCCCGAGGACAAGCAGGGCTACGCGCAGCTCATCCGGGAACTGCGGGAGGCCTTCGAGGCCGAGTCCGTGCCCAGGGGCAAGGAGCGCTTACTCCTGTCGGTCGCCATGCCCGCAGGCAAGGAGTACATCGACAACGGCTTCGACGTGCGAGTCATCGCCAA GGCGGCCGACTTCCTGAACCTGCTAACGTACGACTACCACACGGCGTACGAGTCGGCCACGCAGCACCACGCCCCGCTGGGCTCGCCCGACGGCCTACGCGACTGGGACGACGAGAGCCGGCTGAACGTGCGCTGGACGGTCGACTACTACCTGGACGCCGGCGCGCCCCGCAACAAGCTGGTCGTGGGCGTGCCCACCTACGGCCGATCCTACACGCTCGAGGACCCCGACGAGAACGAGCTGGACTCGGCCGCGCAGGGACCTGGAGAGCCCGGCAACTCGACTCGCGAGAAGGGCTACCTCGCCTACTACGAG ATCTGTCAGTACGTGAACGAGAAGGACTGGGAGCTGCGGCGACCCGATCCCCGGCGCATGGGTCCATACGCCTTCAAGGACGACCAGTGGGTGGGCTTCGACGACGAGCAGATGGTGCGCGAGAAGGCACGCTACATCCTCTCCAAGGGCCTGGCCGGGGCCATGGTCTGGACTCTGGACAACGACGACTTCCGGGGCCACTGCGGCGGCGAGATGAGTCCCCTCATCACGGCGCTCCGTAAGGAACTCCTCGAAGGCGTCACGACTTCGGGCTCGTTCGAAGACGAGGacgaggaagaagaggaagagcTAGTGGCCAGCAGCAACGCCCGCTCGACGACCGCTAGGCCCAGGGCAGCCCAGAGACCGCAGCAGCAGGAGATTGGACGTCGCGTGGCCAAGTCCTCGCTGTCCCCGGGACGCCGAGGAGGCTCGGGCACGCGCAAAAACCTGGCCCTGTCAGTGACcacgccaccaccgccgccaacCCCGGACCCGGGACCTGCATTCGAATGCGAGGACGAAGGCTTCTTCAACAACCCGCGCGACTGCAGGAAGTACTTCTGGTGCCTGGACTCCGGCCCGGCCAACCTGGGCACTGTGGCGCACGCGTTCACCTGCCCTTCGGGACTGTACTTCAACTCGAAATCCGAAGCGTGTGACTACAAGGAGAACGTGGTCTGCAA GGTTCCGACGCCGACGGACGCTCCGTCCACCACGACGCGCAAGCCGCGGCGTACGAAGGCTCGTTCTACCACGACCACTACAACCACGACCGAAAGGCCAACCACGACCACGACGAcgactaccaccaccaccacaacaaccacaacaccaccaccaccacctccgccgccaccgccgaccACGAAGGCTCCCGATCAGAACGTCGCCGAACTACTGAAGCTGCTGCAGAGCATCGGTGGCGTGGAGAAGTTGCAGACCATCCTTACGTCAGCCGAGAACCAGGGAGGGCAGGCCATCCGCACGGGAGCCCGTCGGCTGCCACCTCAGGTCTTCGCTGGCACCGAGGTGCCACCGTTCCGTCCCGTCTACAACGACAGCAGCACCGCAGCGCAGGGTCACGTAATCCGGAGACCGCCGCAGTTCCAGGAACCCCAGCTGTTTCAGTACGTTGAGCCTGATAGGCCACCTCCAACGCAGTTCGCTCCACCACCTTCTACTCCATACGCCTCGCCCCCAACGCCAACGCCACCCGAGGAGACCAACGTGTTCGTGGGTCCCATACACGGAACGCTGCCTCCGCGAATGCCTTTCCAGTTCGTCTACCAGACGCCCGAGAGAGGGCAACCACAACAGCAGCTTCAACAGCCGTTGCAGCAGCAGTCtttgcagcagcaacaacaacggcAACAGCAATCGCAGGTGTTCTCCGGCTATCAGGGAGATCCTGTAAACACTCCGCTAAACGTTCCCGTGCAAGCACCCGTATTCTCACCCCCGACGGTGCCGCCGTCCGTGTACCCGACGCAGCCGTCCACGTCCTCCTTCACCGAATCGGTGGGCGTGACACCCATAGACTTCCCGCCGGATTTCCAGACCGACGCAGAGGTCCTGGTACCACTCAGCTTCCGGAAAGGAACCAAGGTTCGTATCAACAAGGTGGTCCGGGTGAACGGAAAGCCCACGGGAGACCACCAGGTTGACGGCGGAGGTCGTCGCGGAAAGAGGATACGCGTCCGACCGGGAGACAGAGTCGCCGTGCGCCGCAAGCCTGTCCAGCAGACCCTGCCCCCGACCACCACGACGACCACGACCACGACGACGACGCGCAGGCCGACCTCTCCGCCACCGCCGCAATACGACGACGTGGAATATGAGTACGAGTACGAAGACGAGGAGCCGTCGACGACCTCGACGACGAccacaacgacgacgacgacaacgcgtCGCCCCAGCCGGAGGGGAGGACGTCGCGGAGGCAGCAGGCGTCCCGCGGCAGCTGCCACGGGAGGTCACCGACGACCCGTCGTGGCGGCGGCACCATTACCCACCATACCGCCGGACCCTTTCGCGCCGCCGCTCATCCTGATCGACGAGAACACTGTGGACTGCCACAAGCGCGGCGTGTTCCCGCACCCGGAGAACTGCGGCAAGTTCGTCGTGTGCGCGCCAAACTCGAAGGCATCTACAGGACTGCGCGGCTACGTCCACAACTGTCCCGCCGAGATGCTTTACAGGAGCAAGGTTGGCCGGTGCATGAAGGGAGACCGAGATTCGTGCAACAAGAAGTGA